The DNA sequence TGATAAATCCCAAAACAAGTCAGGTCCTGACAGAGGAGACAAATCAACAACCAGTTGTTTCTGCTCCTACAACCCATTGAAGACCATCATAACCATCATCACAGCACACATAACTAGCAGGCCTATCACATCTCAgacatctttaatatttaactgACACCACTGAAAATCAGTGTTAAGAAGTATATATTAAGCATATATCTTTGCACTATAAAAACACTTTCTACATTGAATCAAGTAAAAGCATCAAACTCTTTTATCAcgtgaatatttaaaaaaacaagaacttgAGTTTGTTGGAGATGTTGAGGATGTTTTCTTCAATATTTTTGAGAAAACTAAATTAAGAAAATATAGATTTACATTTAGTTATCTATTTTTCCACAGTATTTTTAAATTGACCATGAAATACAGACtcataaatcataaataaaataaaaaacaatgtaaCAGTGACCCTATATTAAGTTGTTTTGTCGCCCTCTTGTGGACGTGGAGGTTCACAGCAACAGCCACACGCGGGCAGCGCCGCTGGGATTGCGTGAATGTTTGAAAGTCTGTCACGTATCACACGGCTGTGGGCCGTTTCAAAACCTTTGGACCAGTTAAGAATGTTCAACTCATTTTAATGTGAATCACGACTGAAAGGCGCCTTTATCCGGACTGGCGTCATACTGAAAATCACAAAAGCAAGAAAAACCACTGACAGCACAAGAGAGGGACGTGGAATCACGTGGGAGGGTGACGTCACGGCGGAGATGCGCACCAACTGCTGCGTGTGggttagtagtatttagtatttataGTATTTATctagtatttatatatgtagctcaagaatgagatcaagtcatatttaggcagaaacaatctttcattaactgtatttggccttcaatcaatttttggcaggtgaaaagacccattttgtgttgtaatggtcctttaaaagaatTTCAAGttgtcctgtgagctctagtatttatatatgaaggtcaagaatgagatcaagtcatatttaggtagaaacaacctttcattaactgtatttggccttcaatcaatttttggcaggtaaaaactgtcctttttttttatagtagGCATAAACAATAATATTAGATGTACAAAACACATCCAAACATGGGAGGAAATACTACGTAGGGCCCAgatcagataaaaaaaaaaaaaatgcaggagTCATATTGCAAAAGTGATAATTTCTTTATTGAAAACACACCCATAAATTACATTCATTATAGTCTAATTTCCAAAGACAGATTATTCCAAATTATTCTACTTTAATGCTCCCGAAAAATATCAAaatcctactactactactactactactgtgtTTGTTCTCTAAAAGCGTCTGttaaatcagtgtttcccagccctggtcctcgtgggcccctgtcctgcatgttttagatgtttcccttcatcatcacaccagattctaattaatggtcctaattagcttgtcaccaaggtctgcacaattctgttgatgacacaggtacttttatcacggtgtgctgaagcagggaaacatctaaaacatgcaggacaggggcccacgaggaccaggattgagaaacactgtactactgtcatttggtagacacttttatccaaagcgacttacatcagagagaacacaagcaagaaatcacatcgGAGGATCCAGCATTATAAGAACTAtagtcagactgctgagagtccagttggacacagctGCTGCCATACTAGTGCTAGggttggttttttgttttttctaatgTCCTGAGTGTGTTAAACAGTCCACGAAGCCCTCTCCCATGTATGGGCCAGCCAGCTTCCTTGACTGCATCCCTAACAACCTGAAGTACATTTGATCGGCCCCTGAAACACTGACCTCTGTGCCTCTTCACATCATTCCAGAGAGCTTTCCGTATTTGACCAAACACGACATTTACAAACATTCAAGTATTATTTGTGGGTTGTTTTAGGTGGATatttccaaaaataaaacatctcaTATATACGACTCAAGTTCATCTGAAAAACACCATGCAAACACCTGTTAATCATTGACAAAAATACCAAGGGACAAAGTACTTCAGccatgataaaaataaaaatgtgcctGTAGAACAGAACAATAggctaaaataataataagaataatgcCATATATCTCCCCTCAAATCATCACTCAAGCTTTCATTCAGGCCTGAGTGTTGAAGGCGGTATAAAGTGTACCGAGTCCTGTCATTTCAATGTGACCTGAGTCCGCCATGCCCTCATTATAGATCAGCACGGCTGCATCTCCCGAGCGGAACGCAGGCGCACGCAGCGCTGCGATCACAGGACGAGCGCACTTTCACCGCCGGTATCAAGTCACTTGGAGCTCCAGCAGCTGCGGGGAGAAGGTAACGGTGACCTGCACATCTTTCTTCATTTATGCAGTCATTATTCAGACGCAGGCGCGCATCTGAAAGGCTCACACATGTTACTGTAAAGGCTGCTTTACGAGATAAGGCATTACAATTATTCAGGTggtgcgttaaaaaaaaaatacattatttggaaatacttttttttttttgcgacaCTGTATTCAAAAGTacattggttaaaaaaaaaaaagaagaaacaaagagAATTAACAGTGTTGCCtatttattgaaaaataaaGGGAAACTGGCTCAGTCATAAGGAAATGCCTTTATAGGGAAGACGAGGAGATTTTAATCGTTATAACGTCTGCCAATATCATTTAAAACATACTTATGTTTTTCTCCCATATCTGGATTTTAACATGTCTAATATAAGATATTATCATACTTTTGGTAACCGACGGTGTTTACTGCAGATATCTCGGTAAAGGAACTATTCGACGACAGCACCGCATTTAAGTGCTTTAGGTGCAGCaccccaaaaaagaaaaggggaaaaaacaaaaaacaaccccCTCCTCTTCTGATGTATTCTCTGCTCAGCTTGTAGCCACTACATTTTATCTGCAAGCAGAGGCTTTAAATAGGCTGGTCTCTGACAAACACAAATGTCAAGTGCATTGTTAGAAAGAGTGTCAGAAGctaatgggagaaaaaaaacacttctttctattatttatctttttaatttaaGGATATCCATTGATGATATTCTCTTGAcagaagtaaaaaaataaaaatggctgAGGACATTAAGGCCAAACTTCGGAACTACCGTACAGCTCCCTTTGATACCAGATTCCCCAACACGAACCAGACCAGGAACTGCTGGTCCAACTACCTGGGTAAGACTACAACACAGGGTCAAAGTACTTCACTGCTGTGTTGGATATTTCTCTGTGTATAATCAATGTCTGATGAAGTCATGACACCAACACAGCGTAGCTTTGGTCTTTTTAATGCTGCAAACCTCTGAACTCTGACCTGGAGTTAATCCAGGTTGGGGTTAGTTGAGGGTCAGCGACAATGTTAATGTCATATCCACTGTTGTTGTGTCTCTATTAATAGACTTCCATCGCTGCCAGAAAGCTCTCAATGCTAAAGGAGTGAAGAATGCCCCTTGTGATTGGTACAAGAGGGTCTACAAATCTCTCTGCCCCATCGCCTGGGTAAATATATTCCACATTGATTTAACCTTTTCAGGAGACAAGCCACTTTTAAAGTCATTAGCAAGTTCAAGAGTAATGGCAGACTAAACTGTCCcttgtttttttcaaacaaCTTGATCATTCCTCACATTCCTGAGTCTCAGCCGAGTCTAGAGaataaaaacatggacattagaTTAGATTCTCACCAAGTTAATCTAAATTGAGTAAAAAATGGTTTTGAGCTCTTCCACATCGTTTCAGAGGTGAAATTATGATCTTTTTTCAAAAGCAGACACAATTTTTTTTAGCTATTTATGAATGCTGTGGTATGCTTTGCTTGAATACCAGATATACAATAAACCCCTCTAATTATATCTGAACACCTGCGATTGGTTTATTTTAAATTAGTGTAGcagctttgttgttgtttggtgCAGCATTTGTAGGATCATGTGAAGTTAGGTTGATGTGAGGATGGTTAGGCTGCTCTAGATCggcctctgtgatgtcacaactTGCAGGTTCAGTTGTGTTgtctttaaaaacattttggatgaaaaaaaaaaaaaaaaatcaaaagggaAAATCATGCCAGGAGCCTATATGGGAATATGGGTGCAGTCAATGCCTCCAGTCACGCTGGTAGATCGTAAAGGGACATTTCGTTATTCACAAAACAGAGCAGGATATTAATACAGTTATTTTAAACAATTAATATTAAATCATGTTAATTACTTGATGAATGTGTGGTTACTAGGTTTGACCACATTAAACTGTCTATTCTGATCATCAGTATTCTTTCCTGATGCAAATGCGACATGTCATCACTCAGATGTCTCAAAAATGTGCGTTATATTTGACCAGGTTTAGTTCAGTTACCATAGTAACATATTCTGAGTATGAGTTACGTCATTTTCTGAAACCTCCTCAACTGAACCCTCTTGCTCGGGGTTACGTTGCCTCATTTTGTGAGAcagaaactctgagtttccCTGAGTTCAGGTCCCACATACTCAGAGTTTCTAAATAACCAGCTTTGAGTAACGGACCCCGGAGTTTTTAAGACAGTCGTAACTTCAGACACCCAAGAGTATCATTTGAAGAAAATCTTGTTTGTTGAACATCAATTATCATTATCACTTTTCTTTAACTACGTGTGACGCCTTCATATATTCAAAAAGGACATAGTGTTGGTGCCGTTTCTTAACAGTAAGTAAAGGATACATAACACAGAGTAAAACTCCCTCACATTCTTCTCTCAGCTGGCTTTAGTGCCTGTTGTACCTCGGAACCCAATCAAAAATAAAGCAGAAGCTCTTTTTcttcattaaaaacaacaatatggtTTAAGAGCAAAGTGACTTTTTCATTACATGCTGctaaatgtattacatttatcATAGGAGGATTATTTGACTAATTggtcaattttcttttttaggtCCAgaaatgggatgaccagagaggAGAGGGAAACTTTCCAGGAAAAATCTGAGTCTGCCATCACTAAAGCGATGTGTCTGTAAAGATGTAATCTGTTCAGCTAAATGTTTGTAAAGGTGGTGCTCCGCCATCACTTCTCCACTACTAACGCTGTGCCACAGGAGCACACTGAAACTGGTCATTCCTTACAAATACCATGAAATATACAGCTGATTCTGCATTAAAAAGTCTCAGGATATATTTATTGAGGTTGATTGTTTTGTGTATGTTCCTCTTTCCATCGGAGAATAATGAATAATCATCATCAATAGTGTGTTAGATCAACAGATTCAATCATTTAGATGTGTTGACACTGTTCAGTCCTGCCATCTGGAGAAAAAGGTTTGAAacaacatatatatttttttcagaaaactgatttgattaaaaacaaatatttaaaaaactcattcaaataaaactacaccaaatatacatatataataaagattataaaaataaatatttaaaaacactaaatgtAAAACATGACAGCAGCCACTGTCCCAAAAGGTCGAACCGATATTCAGCGTAATGACCATTGTTCCTGTTAGACATACTGAAATTAAATACACCAAACCGCATTTCATACACAACACAAGTAAGGAATATGAAATCAATTTGACCACGGTCTAATGAAAAATTACAAATTCCCCCTAACAAAAGCTTGAATGTCTGAAGATAACAACCCCTGTGGTTGAGGACATTTCCATGCAACAAGTACAGTAAATATTGAGTGACAGAAAATACAACACAGACTACTGACTATTACCATGACTGTTAAATTATATTCATCCCTTTTTAAATATCATAGGCCTACTTTTTAATTTGAGGTAATTTGATATTATTTGCATATTAGAAGTTTCTTGTTTAACTACTTAAATCTAATTTCATTTTCAATGAAAATGACTAAAACCCCTTTACCAGCTCAACAAATGTTTGCCTCCAAAATCTATCTTGTGCACAAAGCAACTTCGATAAAGGTCACTTGGATtgcaaacacattttttttaacccaaTGCTatgtagaaaataaaataaaatatgtacTGACCTAATTTTGAGAAGCCAAATagatgcacatatatacattgAAGGATTGCATAACTTCAGTTTgcgttttattaatattttatttataatgcactaaaatttgtactttattttccttttatatTCATATAAATCTCATGAAGTTGAAAACCTCTTTGTTAGCACTTCTTTGAAGTAAAACAATCAGGCATTGAAATATATTAGCCAACAGATATACAAATTAGTAATAGATATAAATTAGTGGCTGCATAGCGTTGGTACACTGGCATTTTCATATCCATGAGCTGATGATCTAGGATCATTGGAGAGAAAAAGTCTATCATAAACATAGAATTAGCCAGATCCTGATGTGGGAGTATTCATCTGGCCTTTGTttttgattatatatatat is a window from the Cololabis saira isolate AMF1-May2022 chromosome 19, fColSai1.1, whole genome shotgun sequence genome containing:
- the LOC133419634 gene encoding cytochrome c oxidase subunit 6B1, with amino-acid sequence MAEDIKAKLRNYRTAPFDTRFPNTNQTRNCWSNYLDFHRCQKALNAKGVKNAPCDWYKRVYKSLCPIAWVQKWDDQRGEGNFPGKI